A single Providencia manganoxydans DNA region contains:
- the glpG gene encoding rhomboid family intramembrane serine protease GlpG: protein MIHVVSFENPRVAQAFVDYMASQHIQLKIHTIPEQQQVEIWLDDETQTERVHHELKLFLQNPTDPRYTEASWQTGTTQTGFKYRNHLTLDYLKAQSGPLTLAVMLICAGIYLWLSMTQHLDVLRYLAWPREGQQFELWRWFSPAFVQFSLSQLGFNLVLWWYLASQVERRLGTGKLLTLFLVSALFCNWGQSIYSESNFGGLSGVVYALISYVWLIGERQPEKEVSAPRGLMIFVVVWLFLGNLGILGTDIANAAHISGLIIGLLMGLWDNRHTFKHQSSR from the coding sequence ATGATCCATGTTGTTTCCTTCGAAAATCCCAGAGTCGCTCAGGCATTTGTCGATTATATGGCAAGCCAACATATCCAATTAAAAATTCATACGATACCAGAGCAACAGCAAGTTGAAATTTGGCTTGATGATGAAACGCAAACTGAGCGAGTACATCATGAGCTTAAACTGTTTTTACAGAACCCAACTGATCCACGTTATACCGAAGCGAGTTGGCAAACAGGAACAACACAGACTGGCTTTAAATATCGTAACCACCTCACATTAGACTATTTAAAAGCACAATCAGGGCCATTAACCCTTGCTGTAATGCTAATTTGCGCAGGTATCTACCTGTGGTTATCAATGACTCAACATCTTGATGTATTGCGTTACCTTGCATGGCCTAGAGAAGGACAACAATTTGAACTGTGGCGTTGGTTTAGTCCTGCTTTCGTACAATTCTCTCTTTCTCAACTAGGATTTAACCTCGTATTATGGTGGTATTTAGCTAGCCAAGTTGAACGTAGGCTTGGTACGGGCAAGCTGCTAACACTCTTTCTCGTGTCAGCTTTGTTCTGTAATTGGGGCCAATCTATTTATAGTGAATCTAACTTTGGTGGGCTATCTGGTGTCGTTTACGCCTTGATCAGCTATGTTTGGTTAATAGGCGAACGCCAGCCTGAAAAAGAAGTTAGTGCACCACGTGGTTTAATGATTTTTGTGGTTGTCTGGCTCTTTTTAGGCAACTTAGGTATTTTAGGTACTGATATCGCTAATGCCGCACATATATCAGGGTTAATTATCGGCTTATTAATGGGATTATGGGATAATCGCCATACTTTCAAACATCAGAGCTCCAGATGA
- the glpE gene encoding thiosulfate sulfurtransferase GlpE codes for MEQFETLTPAQAYQHWVDGSAVLVDVRDPQSFRAGHASGAYHLTNETLSEFLAQTDYEQTIMVMCYHGHSSQGAAQYLINIGFESVYSINGGFEAWLREYPQAVTAL; via the coding sequence ATGGAACAATTTGAGACACTCACCCCTGCACAGGCATACCAACATTGGGTAGATGGCTCCGCAGTTTTAGTTGATGTTCGCGACCCACAAAGCTTCCGAGCTGGGCACGCGAGTGGTGCTTATCATTTAACCAATGAAACTCTCAGTGAATTTCTAGCACAGACAGACTATGAACAAACCATTATGGTCATGTGTTATCACGGCCATAGTAGCCAAGGGGCTGCACAATATCTTATTAATATCGGCTTCGAGTCAGTTTATAGTATAAACGGCGGCTTCGAGGCTTGGTTAAGGGAATATCCACAAGCCGTTACGGCTCTCTAA